In Microbulbifer agarilyticus, the DNA window GTTTACGCTGCATCAGCCGGCCACTCTGAAGCTGACCGAAGCCAGCACTATCGACCCAAGTATGTTCTACCCGCTGATCACTATGATCGCCGGCTTTTATCTGTTTTATGCCTGGGTACTTACCTTCCACACCCGCACCATGATTCTGCAGCGCGAAGGGCGCACGCAGTGGGTACGCGAACTGCTCGGGGCGCCGGCTCCGGCCAAAGCCTGACGCACCAGCGAGGATTCGATTGATGCAATTTCAGTTTGATAGTCTGGCCAGCTTTTTCGCGATGAATGGTCACGGGCCCTTTGTGTGGGCATCTTATGGGATGGCGGTACTGGTGTTGGTTGTGCTGGCGGTCACCCCTGTTTTCCGCCAGCG includes these proteins:
- the ccmD gene encoding heme exporter protein CcmD; its protein translation is MQFQFDSLASFFAMNGHGPFVWASYGMAVLVLVVLAVTPVFRQRKLRRELQQQLRQEEARRRAAAARSASQRTAEAVE